Proteins encoded by one window of Sphingomonas ginkgonis:
- a CDS encoding alpha/beta hydrolase has protein sequence MATRSELPPDITPPATLRPRRRKARNLKTWGATFARRLGWQPVDLLNTIDRYLPTRSGANLAAQGVAYGLHPRQRLDVWTPSARRHRGQPLPVVVFFYGGGWHRGERSHYAFAGAALSGEGFVVVVPDYRLVPEGRFPAMIEDGAEAIRWVRDHAHLFGGDPERISVCGHSAGAYIGAMLSLDRRWLRRIGVDPRIVRAGALLAGPYDFAPFTEYRGRNAFGHWKRPEETQPISFARRSAPPLLLATGSNDKLVYPRNSRHLAQRLAELGAPAEFRSYRGVGHIDLMLSFSRTFRGRSPALADVTRFLLDHS, from the coding sequence GTGGCGACCCGCAGCGAATTGCCGCCCGACATCACGCCCCCGGCAACGCTGCGCCCGCGCCGCCGCAAGGCGCGCAACCTCAAGACTTGGGGCGCGACCTTCGCCCGCCGCCTGGGCTGGCAGCCGGTCGACCTCCTCAACACCATCGACCGCTATTTGCCGACCCGCAGCGGCGCCAACCTCGCCGCGCAGGGCGTCGCCTACGGTCTCCACCCGCGTCAGCGCCTCGACGTCTGGACTCCGTCCGCCCGCCGCCACCGCGGTCAGCCGCTGCCGGTGGTCGTCTTCTTCTATGGCGGCGGCTGGCACCGGGGTGAGCGGTCGCACTATGCCTTCGCCGGCGCGGCGCTGTCGGGTGAGGGCTTCGTGGTGGTCGTCCCCGACTACCGGCTCGTTCCCGAGGGCCGCTTCCCGGCCATGATCGAGGACGGCGCCGAGGCGATCCGCTGGGTTCGCGACCATGCCCACCTGTTCGGCGGCGATCCGGAGCGGATCAGCGTCTGCGGGCACAGCGCCGGCGCCTACATCGGCGCCATGCTCAGCCTCGACCGGCGCTGGCTGCGGCGGATCGGGGTCGATCCCAGGATCGTCCGCGCCGGCGCGCTGCTCGCCGGGCCATACGACTTCGCGCCTTTCACCGAGTATCGCGGCCGCAATGCCTTCGGCCATTGGAAGCGGCCTGAGGAGACCCAGCCGATCAGCTTCGCCCGGCGCAGCGCGCCGCCGCTGCTGCTGGCCACCGGCAGCAACGACAAGCTGGTCTACCCGCGCAATAGCCGACACCTCGCGCAGCGGCTGGCGGAGCTCGGCGCGCCGGCCGAATTCCGCAGCTATCGCGGCGTCGGGCACATCGACCTGATGCTGAGCTTCTCCCGCACCTTCCGCGGCCGCTCGCCCGCGCTGGCCGACGTGACCCGCTTCCT
- a CDS encoding alpha/beta hydrolase, which yields MTARLTRRALVAGAFATLALAACSPAGLLNGASSLAGADRAHRAAAGKPFGPDPRLKLDVWVPDRRPAGPLPVVVFFYGGGWVAGNRGDYGFAGRALAARGFIAVVPDYRLVPEVRFPTFLQDGAAAVRWVHDNIARFGGDPNRIALSGHSAGAYNAAMLALDPHFLADAGLPPRTIKAAALLSGPYDFYPFTEQRGRDALGAWPRPLETQPVHFVRRDAPPLLLLHGSADEVVEPRNSIALADALRRAGATVELRIYPGQSHIDLAKALSPLFRRSNPALADSARFLALHDRP from the coding sequence ATGACCGCCCGACTTACCCGCCGCGCCCTTGTCGCCGGGGCTTTTGCCACCCTTGCCCTCGCCGCCTGCAGCCCCGCCGGCCTGCTCAACGGCGCCAGCAGCCTCGCCGGGGCCGACCGCGCCCACCGGGCCGCCGCCGGGAAGCCGTTCGGCCCCGACCCCCGGCTGAAGCTCGACGTCTGGGTGCCCGACCGGCGTCCGGCGGGGCCGCTCCCGGTGGTCGTCTTCTTCTACGGCGGCGGCTGGGTGGCGGGGAACCGGGGCGACTATGGGTTCGCCGGCCGGGCTCTCGCCGCGCGCGGGTTCATCGCCGTGGTTCCGGACTATCGCCTCGTACCCGAGGTCCGCTTTCCGACCTTCCTCCAGGACGGGGCGGCGGCGGTGCGCTGGGTCCACGACAATATCGCCCGCTTCGGCGGCGACCCGAACCGTATCGCGCTCAGCGGCCACAGCGCCGGCGCCTACAATGCCGCCATGCTCGCGCTCGACCCGCATTTTCTGGCCGACGCCGGGCTGCCGCCGCGCACGATCAAGGCGGCGGCGCTCCTGTCGGGGCCGTACGACTTCTATCCCTTCACCGAGCAGCGCGGGCGGGATGCGCTCGGCGCCTGGCCGCGCCCGCTCGAGACGCAGCCGGTCCACTTCGTCCGCCGCGACGCGCCGCCACTGCTGCTGCTTCACGGCAGCGCCGACGAGGTGGTCGAGCCGCGCAACAGCATCGCGCTGGCCGACGCCCTGCGCCGCGCCGGGGCGACGGTCGAACTGAGGATCTACCCCGGGCAGAGCCACATCGACCTCGCCAAGGCGCTGTCGCCGCTGTTCCGGCGGTCCAATCCCGCGCTGGCCGACTCGGCTCGCTTCCTCGCCCTGCACGACCGGCCGTAG
- a CDS encoding holin family protein, which yields MAILDAVIGPIANLLDKIIPDPRQRDEAKLALLKLQGEQDLAAVSAQLQAIVAEANSADPWTSRARPSFLYMMYALILWSIPMGLIAAVQPQMAQGIAAGMTTYLRGIPEELYTLFGTGYLGYTAARTWGKIKGVER from the coding sequence ATGGCCATTCTCGACGCCGTCATCGGCCCCATCGCCAACCTTCTCGACAAGATCATCCCCGACCCCCGCCAGCGCGACGAGGCCAAGCTCGCGCTGCTGAAGCTGCAGGGCGAGCAGGACCTCGCCGCGGTAAGCGCCCAGCTCCAGGCGATTGTCGCCGAGGCCAACTCGGCCGATCCCTGGACCAGCCGGGCCCGCCCCAGCTTCCTCTACATGATGTATGCGCTCATCCTTTGGTCGATCCCGATGGGCCTCATCGCCGCGGTCCAGCCGCAGATGGCGCAGGGCATCGCCGCCGGCATGACCACCTATCTCCGCGGCATCCCGGAGGAACTCTACACCCTCTTCGGCACCGGCTACCTCGGCTACACCGCGGCACGGACCTGGGGGAAGATCAAGGGGGTGGAGCGGTAA